The Syntrophales bacterium region CCGTTTTCAGCTTCAGCTCTCAGCGCTACGTAGGGGAACAGACCGGGAAAGCCCACATACGGGAAACCTATCGGCGGTTGAGAAGCGGCGAAGCCGAAAGTGTCCGTGCCGACAACGGTCCAGCTTATGCCCTTATCAAGGCTGTAATCGAAAATCATGCTGTTGCCGCCCGCCAACGGGTCCAGGCAGCGAATTCGCAGAACAATTACCCCGATGCCAGGATCAAACCCGTTGACGGTGGCGTTCACCGGCCCCCAAATAGTCGCATCTTGCAAATCGTCGTAGAGCTCGGCCCTCAGGTTAAGACTTCTCCCCCCCTCCGCAGTAGGAACCCAGGCGGCGCTGAATTCCGGATGCGGCCCGCCGGTCATGCTGCCAAAGCCGATAGAGGCGGCGTAAACCTTTGCGGGGTCGGTCATGCCGTTAAAGTTCGTCAATACAGCGGCATATTCCCACTGGGGAACAGGAGGGGCGTTGGAAAAGGGCGTGGTGTTGATGATCAACCCGCCATTCGCCGCCGAGGTCAGCGTGGCTCTTTTGTACGGTATGTTCAGGGCCACAGAGATGTCGTTCGAGGAATCAGGGTAGGGTTCGAAGGCGTAGGTCAGAGTCCCTTCGACGGGGGGGGTTTGCAACACGCCCGCGCCTTCGGCGCCACCAGGCGCCGACGGAATGTAAATGGTGTTGCCGCTTATCGACCCTCCGGTAAAATTGTAGCTGATCACCCTTCTGGTAGTAGACGGATCCATGTAATCCTTGTAGTAGAGCCCCTTCACATCCACCGAGAAGGCCGCCGCGGTGTTCAATACCCCCCCGAGCAACAGCGAAGAAATAACCACTGCCGCGAGCGCAGCCGCTTTCATAAATTTTTTCCGGTACATATCTGCCTCCTTCAATACCTCTACCTGTTTATCACTTCATTATTGTTAACTAAAATAAGAACATCTCGGAAATGCCAATAAATGTTTGCAAAAGTGTTTTGCTGCAAGGGACTAAAAAGCGCATAAAAAGTTCAGGCAACGCGCCGTTTTCTTATTTGGAGCGGATTCTAAAGCACATGCCAAGCGGAAAGCAAGCCTTTTTTTTGCGATTCTGTGATGCACTTCACAGTTTTCGCATCATTTTATTCACATCTTAAAACGAAGACATCATGCAGCTTATTATATGTAGCCGGCAGGGTTTATTCTCTAACAATACAGGAAACATAACAGCCATCCCGGCATCGCAAAGGCTTTTGATGGGACATCCCCGAACAGCGGTCCCGGCTCCTCCAGAACCCTTCGTTTTTTAAAGAACCCCCATGCCCGTGTCGGGCACAACGAAGCATGAAAATCCCCCTTTACCCCCCTTTGGCAAAGGGGGGATGGGGGGATTTTCATACAAAGTGGCCAGGAAGGATGCCAGCCCTCCGCTGATCATTTTCGACAAAATTCACAAATACCGGGACTGGAAAAATTATCTGAAGGGGGTTTACGACGGCTCCAGCAACGGGTACCGTTTTCTGGTGTCCGGCAGTGGCCGCCTGGATATTTATCAGAAACAAGGAAAAGCAGGAGGTTGATTTTCTATTGAAGCGGAATCGTGAACCATTTCTGTTGGTTGAGGCGGCGCTCGCCCAGCGGGAACCGTCAGCGCCTTTGAGGAAATTC contains the following coding sequences:
- a CDS encoding AAA family ATPase yields the protein MARKDASPPLIIFDKIHKYRDWKNYLKGVYDGSSNGYRFLVSGSGRLDIYQKQGKAGG